A region of Pyxidicoccus parkwaysis DNA encodes the following proteins:
- a CDS encoding DUF692 domain-containing protein — protein MAVLVQRVYVHGMTHVDADMWTLPWRGLGLSSNLSTADVPQPYKLLDASPGLFDFVEYSAPLSLEEARAHASLFPEMWRRREDVPVLFHPVHLNLWGPELEPASVLAELNAHARAVGSPWVGNDVGWWHVGGQPFPGYLYFTPPFNEAGLVDCAAHALHVQRHLSMPLVLENPAVLARRGEWHVLDFMSRLHARTGLPLLLDLGHLFSHQLSAGLPLETGLDGFPLDQVVEIHIAGGVVTRRGSRQFYVDDHTQPVREELFSLLESLVPRCPSLRAVTFEGDGHPPEVALLSLRRLRKLVPAGSRPPLSLRAPREVSVPPLTGDSRSWELFDAGHGVTRADSVEDVEGTRVDQDFRLAVIAEVLDKEWPLTRLLVAGTREGLAAFTGSPEYRSLFGGTGRSLGQVFSRWAMRHLREHPDEGASAALALEMLLPTLFLRPVPAPGPGQVGLAEEVRPGALPVDLSELVFAARAVRRHLTARAWACGSLEMSGLESLAQVARRPAPGPWGFLVRRRGSGFEVLTVSPGLAEWLRKLALRAMPVEEAPAGLLAEAQGRGLIRRG, from the coding sequence GTGGCGGTGCTGGTGCAGCGCGTCTACGTTCATGGAATGACGCACGTGGACGCCGACATGTGGACACTGCCCTGGCGCGGGCTGGGGCTGAGCAGCAACCTGAGCACGGCGGATGTGCCTCAACCGTACAAGCTGCTCGACGCGTCTCCGGGCCTCTTCGACTTCGTCGAGTACAGCGCGCCGCTGTCACTCGAGGAAGCGCGCGCGCACGCCTCGCTGTTCCCGGAGATGTGGCGGCGTCGCGAGGACGTGCCGGTGCTCTTTCATCCCGTGCACCTCAACCTCTGGGGCCCGGAGCTGGAGCCGGCGTCGGTGCTCGCCGAGTTGAACGCGCACGCACGCGCGGTGGGCAGCCCATGGGTTGGCAATGACGTGGGGTGGTGGCACGTGGGCGGTCAGCCCTTTCCCGGCTACCTGTACTTCACGCCACCGTTCAACGAGGCAGGCCTCGTCGACTGCGCGGCGCATGCGCTTCACGTGCAGCGACATCTCTCCATGCCGCTCGTGCTGGAGAACCCCGCGGTGCTCGCGCGGCGCGGTGAATGGCATGTGCTGGACTTCATGTCGCGGCTCCATGCGCGCACCGGGCTGCCATTGCTGTTGGACCTGGGGCACCTCTTCAGCCACCAGCTCTCTGCGGGCCTGCCGTTGGAGACGGGGCTGGATGGCTTCCCGTTGGACCAGGTCGTCGAAATCCACATCGCCGGCGGCGTGGTGACGCGCCGGGGCTCGCGTCAGTTCTACGTGGATGACCACACGCAGCCGGTGCGCGAGGAGTTGTTCTCGCTGCTGGAGTCGCTCGTGCCGCGCTGTCCCTCGCTGCGCGCCGTCACCTTCGAGGGAGATGGGCATCCTCCCGAGGTGGCGCTCCTGTCACTGCGCCGTCTGCGCAAGCTGGTGCCCGCGGGCTCGCGCCCACCGCTGTCATTGCGCGCGCCTCGCGAGGTCTCAGTCCCGCCGCTGACGGGAGACAGCCGCTCGTGGGAGTTGTTCGACGCGGGCCATGGCGTCACGCGCGCGGACTCCGTGGAGGACGTGGAGGGCACACGGGTCGACCAGGACTTCCGGCTCGCCGTCATCGCGGAGGTGCTGGACAAGGAATGGCCGCTCACGCGCCTGCTCGTCGCGGGGACGCGCGAAGGACTCGCAGCCTTCACCGGCTCGCCCGAGTACCGGAGTCTCTTCGGCGGCACGGGCCGCTCGCTGGGACAGGTCTTCTCGCGGTGGGCCATGCGCCACCTGCGCGAGCACCCCGACGAGGGCGCCTCCGCCGCGCTGGCGCTGGAGATGCTCCTGCCCACGCTGTTCCTCCGCCCCGTGCCCGCGCCGGGCCCGGGGCAGGTGGGGCTGGCGGAAGAAGTGCGGCCGGGTGCGCTTCCGGTGGACCTGTCGGAGTTGGTCTTCGCCGCTCGGGCCGTGCGCCGTCACCTCACGGCCCGTGCGTGGGCCTGTGGCTCGCTGGAGATGTCCGGGCTGGAGTCGCTGGCGCAGGTGGCTCGACGGCCGGCGCCGGGGCCGTGGGGCTTCCTCGTCCGGCGCCGGGGCAGTGGCTTCGAGGTGCTGACGGTGTCGCCCGGACTGGCGGAGTGGCTGCGGAAGCTCGCTCTGCGCGCCATGCCGGTGGAGGAGGCGCCCGCCGGGTTGCTGGCCGAGGCCCAGGGGCGCGGGCTGATCCGCCGGGGATAA
- the udk gene encoding uridine kinase has protein sequence MASPLVVGIAGGTASGKTTVARKVREALADCRVAFIDQDSYYRDLKDLPLADRREVNFDHPDAFDTDLLVKHLRELKAGRAIQKPVYDFVTSSRQPRTMGVDPGDIILIEGILVLHMKEVRDEMDVKIYVDADDDLRILRRLTRDIKDRGRDFDHVVGQYLRHVRPMHMGFVEPSKHFADIIIPHGGNNEIAIGMLVGALRGKLSGPAPRE, from the coding sequence ATGGCGTCCCCCCTCGTCGTCGGCATCGCGGGCGGTACCGCGTCCGGCAAGACCACCGTCGCGCGGAAGGTTCGCGAGGCGCTGGCTGACTGCCGCGTGGCCTTCATCGATCAGGACTCGTACTACCGGGACCTGAAGGACCTCCCGCTCGCGGATAGGCGTGAGGTGAACTTCGACCATCCGGATGCATTCGACACGGATCTGCTCGTGAAGCACCTGCGCGAGCTGAAGGCCGGTCGTGCCATCCAGAAGCCCGTCTACGACTTCGTCACCTCGTCACGCCAGCCGCGCACCATGGGCGTGGACCCCGGCGACATCATCCTCATCGAGGGCATCCTCGTCCTCCACATGAAGGAGGTGCGGGACGAGATGGACGTGAAGATCTACGTCGACGCGGATGACGACCTGCGAATCCTTCGCCGCCTCACGCGCGACATCAAGGACCGCGGCCGCGACTTCGACCACGTGGTGGGCCAGTACCTGCGCCACGTGCGCCCCATGCACATGGGCTTCGTCGAGCCGTCCAAGCACTTCGCGGACATCATCATTCCGCACGGCGGCAACAACGAGATTGCCATCGGCATGCTCGTGGGCGCGCTGCGAGGAAAGCTCTCCGGCCCGGCGCCGCGCGAGTAG
- a CDS encoding alpha/beta fold hydrolase — MIQATGTHLFSVPLPLEEGELLGNPQVAWAAYGEPSDGKAVVLLHDVSQSHRALGPVEDVAYQPSGWARTLVGEGLALDPASTPVVVPGLLGSPFGTTSPASADPATGERWGINLPPLTVLDMARGVSASLRAMGLQRVRALVGVGLGGQVALRLAALFPELAAGVVTLGTARALPEGVREKLGLSWQLLRADPDFREGLYGPDTLPRKTMRRLRLDFQKLLYGREYLASRWPDPESARVALEAEADAFAETFDPVSWATLCSAYAGCDVADCFPHIRARVLLVAGSTDALAPVNRVRDTYHLLSAAGVSARLLELPGPGDHGALLTDADRLHGPLSDFLRRC, encoded by the coding sequence GTGATCCAGGCCACCGGCACCCACCTGTTCTCCGTGCCGCTTCCCTTGGAGGAGGGGGAGCTGCTGGGCAATCCCCAGGTGGCCTGGGCGGCCTATGGGGAACCGTCAGACGGCAAAGCGGTGGTGCTGCTGCACGACGTCTCGCAATCGCATCGCGCGTTGGGTCCGGTAGAAGACGTTGCGTATCAGCCTTCCGGGTGGGCGCGCACGCTCGTGGGCGAGGGCCTGGCCCTGGACCCCGCCAGCACGCCCGTGGTGGTGCCGGGCCTGCTGGGCAGTCCGTTCGGCACGACGTCACCGGCCTCGGCGGACCCGGCGACGGGCGAGCGCTGGGGCATCAACCTTCCGCCGCTCACGGTGCTGGACATGGCGCGCGGCGTGTCCGCGTCACTGCGCGCCATGGGGTTGCAGCGGGTGCGCGCGCTGGTGGGCGTGGGCCTGGGTGGCCAGGTGGCGCTGCGGCTGGCGGCGCTCTTCCCGGAGCTGGCGGCGGGCGTGGTGACGCTGGGCACGGCGCGCGCGCTGCCCGAGGGCGTGCGCGAGAAGCTGGGCCTGTCGTGGCAGTTGCTGCGCGCGGACCCGGACTTCCGCGAGGGGCTCTACGGGCCGGACACGCTGCCGCGCAAGACGATGCGGCGGCTGCGGCTGGACTTCCAGAAGCTCCTGTACGGGCGCGAGTACCTCGCCTCGCGCTGGCCGGACCCGGAGTCGGCGCGCGTGGCGCTAGAGGCGGAAGCGGACGCGTTCGCGGAGACGTTCGACCCCGTGTCGTGGGCGACGCTGTGCTCGGCGTACGCGGGCTGCGACGTGGCGGACTGCTTCCCGCACATCCGCGCGCGGGTGCTGCTGGTGGCGGGTTCCACGGATGCGCTGGCGCCGGTGAATCGCGTGCGGGACACGTACCACCTGCTGAGCGCGGCGGGCGTGAGCGCGCGGCTGCTGGAGCTTCCGGGGCCGGGAGACCACGGCGCGCTGCTGACGGACGCGGACCGGCTGCACGGCCCGCTGAGCGACTTCCTGCGGCGGTGCTGA